The following proteins are encoded in a genomic region of Methylobacterium tardum:
- a CDS encoding formate dehydrogenase subunit delta, which produces MSAVTQADKLVRMANQIATFFRSYPEEEAVAGIQKHIKAFWTPKMIAHLEAALPEQGDRVDSYVRRALHGEEPAADSPVRPATRDPQLAGAGASDAG; this is translated from the coding sequence ATGAGCGCCGTGACACAGGCGGACAAGCTCGTCCGCATGGCCAACCAGATCGCCACCTTCTTCCGGTCCTACCCGGAGGAGGAGGCGGTGGCCGGAATCCAGAAGCACATCAAGGCGTTCTGGACGCCCAAGATGATCGCGCATCTCGAGGCCGCCCTGCCGGAACAGGGCGACCGGGTCGACAGCTACGTGCGGCGGGCGCTGCACGGCGAGGAGCCGGCGGCCGACAGCCCGGTGCGTCCGGCGACCCGGGATCCGCAGCTCGCCGGGGCCGGCGCCAGCGACGCCGGCTGA